GCGGCCAAAAGGAGGTGAAAAGAATGGAGGTTGAAAAAAAGGTTTGTATGATTGTTGCCTCAAGGGATTTTAGGGATGAGGAGTTTACAGAGCCAAAGAAAATATTTGAGGCAGCAAAAATAAAGGTGGTGGTTGCCTCATCAAGGCTTTCTCCCTCAAAGGGCTATTTTGGGGCAATTGCAAACCCCGAAATTTTGGTAGAAAATGTTAAGGCAGATGAATTTGATGCGATTGTCTTTATCGGAGGCTCAGGTGCCCAAGAATATTTTAATAATCTTTCTGCCTTAAAGGTTGCAAAGGATGCCTTTGAGAAGGGAAAGATTGTAGCAGCAATCTGCATCGCACCCTCAATCCTGGCAAATGCTGGTGTTTTATCGGGAAAAAGGGCAACCTCATTTTCATCAGAAAAGGGTAATCTTATTAAAAAGGGTTCAATATTTACCGGAGTTGATGTAGAGGTAGATGGTAAAATTGTAACCGCAGAGGGTCCAAGCGCAGCAGAAAAATTTGCAAAAACCATCCTCTCCCTCCTTTCAAAGTAATGGATTATGGATTAAGCGAGGAGCAACTGGCAATAAAGGAGCTTGCCAAGAAAATTGCTTGTGAAAAGATAAGAAAGAGGGCAAAAGAGCTTGATGAAAAAGAGGAATTTCCTTATGAAATCATTAAGGATATTGCTCAAGCTGACCTTTTTGGCTTGTATATCCCAGAGGAATATGGTGGATTCGGTGGTGGATGCTTTGAGCTCTGCTTAGCCACTGAGGAATTTTCCAAGGCTTGTGCGGGTGTTGCGGTTTGCTTTGCCGCATCTGCTTTGGGTGCATATCCTATAGTTTTATATGGCTCTGAAGAGCAAAAGAAAAAATATCTTCCCGATATTGCTTCAGGAAAGAAATTGGCTGCCTTTGCTATTACTGAGCCAGATGCCGGAAGTGATGCCGGTTCAATTAAAACCAGTGCAACAAAAACAGAAGGTGGCTATA
This is a stretch of genomic DNA from bacterium. It encodes these proteins:
- a CDS encoding DJ-1/PfpI family protein, encoding MEVEKKVCMIVASRDFRDEEFTEPKKIFEAAKIKVVVASSRLSPSKGYFGAIANPEILVENVKADEFDAIVFIGGSGAQEYFNNLSALKVAKDAFEKGKIVAAICIAPSILANAGVLSGKRATSFSSEKGNLIKKGSIFTGVDVEVDGKIVTAEGPSAAEKFAKTILSLLSK